The Candidatus Eremiobacterota bacterium genomic interval GCTGATTCGGGCGCGGCTGGCTCGCGGAAGCTTGGCGGCGCGCGTCGAACGCGAAGGGACGCATGGCGGACGACAGATCAGCCTCTTTTGAAGGCTCGCTCCAGCGTTTGGAGCAGATCGTGAAAGCGCTCGAGACCGAAGAGCCGGACCTCGAGCGCGCGGTGCTCCTCTACAAAGAGGGACGCGAGCTCGTCGCGCGCTGCGAGGGATTGCTGAAAACCGCGCAGCAGGCGATCGACGCGGTGAACGCGCCGCCCACGCCTTCGCGTCCGACCGAGGACGCGTTGGATGACGAGCTCGAGATCTGAAGCGAAGCGTTTGGACGCGGTGGTGGCGGCCGAGACCGGGCTGACGCGTTCGCAGGCGCGCGGGTTGATCCTCGCGGGGAAGGTGCGCGTCGACGGCGTTTCGGTCACGAAGCCTGGGACGAACGTGCGCGCGGGCGCGCGCGTCGCCGTCGAAGAACCGCCGCGCTACGTCAGCCGCGGCGGCGAGAAGCTCGCGGCGGCATTGCACGCGTTCGCGCTCGACGTCGCCGGGCTCGAGGTGCTCGACGTGGGCGCGTCGACCGGCGGGTTCACCGACGCGCTGCTGCAGCACGGCGCGGCGCACGTCACCGCGCTCGACGTCGGTTACGGCCAGCTCGCCTGGAAGCTGCGCGGCGACCCGCGCGTGACGGTCGTCGAGCGCACGAACTTTCGCACGCTCGGTGAGGACGCGTTTCCGGCCGGCTTCGATCTGATCGTCGTCGACGCGTCGTTCATCTCGCTGCGCACGATCGTCGCCCGCGCGGTGCGTTATCTGCGCGAGCACGGCGTGGTCGTCGCGCTGGTGAAGCCGCAGTTCGAAGCCGGCCGCGCGCGGCTGGGCGGCGGCGGGGTCGTGCGCGACCCGGCGGTTCATGCGGCGGTGTTGTGCGAGGTGCGCGACGCGCTGCGCGCGGCCGGCGTGCGCGTCGTGCGGGCGGCCGTCTCGCCGCTCAAAGGCCCGGCCGGCAACGTGGAGTTCTTCTACGAGCTGCGCCGCACAGGCGCCGAAGTGTCGGACGCGCAGCTCGACGCGCTGGTGGCCGAGGCGCACGCGTGAAGAACATCGCGCTGTACGTGAACACCGAGCGCCCGCGCGCGGAGGAGGTCGCGCGGCGCGTCGTCGAGCTGGCGAAGCAGCACGGCGTGAAAGTCGGCGTCTGCGAGGGCGACGGCCGGGGGATCGGCTATCCGAGCGAGTGCAGGTTCGAAGAGGCGGAGCTGCTGGTCACCGTCGGCGGCGACGGAACGCTGCTGCGCGCGGCGCGACTCGCGCACCCGCTCGACATTCCGATCCTCGGCGTCAACACCGGGCGGCTCGGTTTTCTGACCGAGGTCGAGGCGAACGACGAAGGGTTCGCCGCCCTCGAGCGCGTCTTCGAAGGACCGCTCGAGGTGGACGAGCGCGTTGCGCTGCACGCGCAAGTCGCCGGTTCGGGCGAAGTGTACTTCGCGCTGAACGAGGTGACGGTGCGGCGCGTCACCTCGGCGCGGCTCGCGCCGTTCGGGTTGATCCTGGACGGCGAGATGATCGTCCACCTGCCTTCCGACGGCGTCATCGTCGCGACGCCGACCGGTTCGACCGCGTACTTCCTGAGCGCCGGCGGTCCGATCATCCATCCGTCCGTCGACGCGCTCGGCGTCGCGGGCCTGATGCCGCACACGCTCTTCGCGCGCCCGCTGATCGTGCCGACCAGCGCGACGATCGAGATCACCTGCGACGGCGAGCTCACCGAGGCAAACCTCGAGAACGACGGCTTCACCGCGCGCTCGCTGCACGCCGGCGACCGCGTCGTGGTTCACAAGGCGGAAGAGCCGGTGCGCTTCGCCCGCGTCCGCCCGCGCGCGTTCTTCGCCCGCCTCGAAGACAAATTGCAATGGGGCGTGCCGATCAAGTCTCGATGATTGAGATGGACTTCGGCACGATGATGCCGACTGCGGAGGCGCGCGGGAGCGCGCTACATCCATGTTGCGGCCGGAACGGACGCAACCATCGATGACCGAGATGGTGCCGGGATGAGCGAGCTGCTGCGGTTGACGATCGAGAACGTCGGGCTGATCGAGCGCGCGGAGCTCGAGCTGGCCGGCGGGCTGACGGTCGTCACCGGCGAGACCGGGTCGGGAAAGACGATGCTGATCGGCGGGCTCGCGCTCGCGCTCGGCGAGCGCGCCGAGGCGGACACCGTGCGCGCCGGCGCGGCGCGCGCGCGTGTGAGCTTGGAGATCGCGCCCGACGAAGCGCTGCGCGCACGGCTCGCCGCCAGCGGGTTCGCGCTCGAGGACGGCGACGATCTGATCGTGCAGCGCGAGGTGCTCGCCTCGGGCCGCTCGCAGGCGCGGATCAACGGCGTTCCGGCGAGCGCGAGTCAAGTGCGCGAGCTGGCCGGTGCGGTGGTCGACGTCGTCTCGCAGCACGAAGCGCAGCGGCTCCTCGCGCCCTCGTACGCGCTCGAGATCCTCGACCGCTTCGGCGGTGCCGAAAGCCTGGCGCTGCGCGAAGAGGTGCGCCGGCTGCACGACGATCTGCGCGCCGCGCGCGAGCGGTTCGAGGCGCTGCGCGACGACGACGGGCGCAAGCTCGCGCGTGCCGAGTTCGCGCGCTTCGCGCTCGGCGAGATCGACGCCGCCGGGGTCGAAGACGACGCCGAAGACGAGCGCCTGCGCGCGCGGCGCGACCTTTTGGCGAACGCGGAGCGCATCGCGGGCTCGCTCGCGACGGCGAGCGCGGCGCTCGAAGACGACGCCGGCGCGGTCGACGCGCTCGGTGCGGCCGAAACCGCGCTGCTCGGCCTGGCGCGCTACGGCGAGCGGTTCGCCGAGCTCGCGGGTGCCGCCGGGGCGCTGCAGTCGGACGCGAACGAGCTGGCGGCGCGGATCGCGCGCGAGCGCGACGCGGTCGACTTGGACCCCGCCGAGCTCGAAGCCGTCGGCGAGCGGCTCGACGCGCTCGACTCGCTCAAGCGCAAGTACGGCGGATCGCTGGCCGCGGTGCGCGCGCAGCGCGAAGCGTTCGCCGCCGAGATCGCCGAGGTCGACGAGCGCGACGAGCGCCTCGCCGCCGCGCAGCGCGAGCTCAAGGCGCTCGAAACCGGGCTGCGCGACCGCGCCGCGGCGCTCGGCGCACGCCGCCGCCAAGCCGCCGAGGCGATCGCGGAAGAGGTCGCCGGCGAGCTGGCCGCGCTGGCGATGCCGGCCGGGCGTTTGCGGATCGCGCTGGAGCCGCTCGAGGCGATCGGTCCGCACGGCGGGGAGCGCGCCGAGCTGCGCTTCACGGCGAATCCGGGCGAGCCCGAGCGCCCGCTGGCGCGCGTCGCGTCGGGCGGCGAGCTCTCGCGGGTGCTGCTGGCGCTCGTCGTCGTCCTCGCCGACCGCCGCGAGCGCACGGCACTGGTCTTCGACGAGATCGACGCGGGGATCGGCGGCGCGACGGCCTCGGCGGTCGGGGCCCGGCTGGCGCGGCTGGCGCGCAACGCCCAGGTCGTCTGCGTCACCCACCTCGCCCAGATCGCGTCGTACGGGGAGGCGCACGTCGCCCTGCGCAAGACGGAGCGGCGCGGCGCGACCACGATCGCCGCGTTCGCGCTCGAGGGCGACACCCGGCGCGCCGAGATCGCGCGGATGCTCTCCGGCGAGGAGCGCGGCGTCGCGCTGGAGCACGCGGCGGAGCTGCTCGCCCGCGGCCGGTGAGGGTTCGGACGGGGTGACCGCTCGCACATGCTCGGGACCCCGCGTGCCCGAAGTCGTTAACCAGGGGTGAGGAACCGCTCATTTCCCAGGGACGGCTAAACCGATGAAGGGTACGATGAGCTCGATGCGGGCGGTGCTTCCGGTCGTGGTGGCCGCGCTTCTCGTTCTGACCCCGCTCACGGCGCCCGCCCAGGACGCGCCGACGGTCCCCGGCGTGCTCGCCGCGCTCGCGGCCTCCCCCGAGCAGCCCGAAGAGTACAAGGCCTCCGTCGCGCTGCACGTGCGGATGCGCGTCTTCCCGTTCATTCGCCTGACGCTCCACGGCGACTCGTGGTACAAGCGCCCCGGCTTGTACCGGTTCGTCTTCCGCGGCGTCCCGCTGATCGCGCGCGCGTTCTCCGATATGAAGTACGACCTGGGCGATCCGGCGCACTGGCCGGACCGCTACGAGATCGCCTTCGCGCCGGAGTCGACCGCGGCCGTGCCGGTGCTGCGGCTGACGCCGAAATCGCCGGTGCTGGTGAAGACGCTGGACGTCGCGCTCGATCCGGCGCGTGGGCGGATCCTCAAAGCCGTTTGGTCGCGCAGCGACGGCGGCGTGATCACGCTGGTGCAGACGTATGCGCCGGTCGCCGGGCACGCGTTCGTCTCGAAGCAGACCGCGACGATCAATCTGCCGCGGATGAAGGCGGACCTCGAAGCCCAGTACGCCGACTTCAACACGGCCGAAGCGTCGGTCGGCGCGGTTCACCAGTAGCGAAGAGCACAGCGGCGCGGGTCATCGGCGTTCGCGCGCCGTACGAGACCGCGATGGCTCAGGTACATTTCGCCAGCGACAACAACGCCGCCGTCCATCCCGCCGTGCTCGCCGCACTCGCGGCGGTGAACGAGGGCCACGCGACCGCATACGGCGACGACGAGCACACCGCGCGCGCCGAGGCCGCGTTCCGCGCGCTGCTCGGTGAGGACGCGCACGTCTTCTTCGCGTTCAACGGGACCGGCGCGAACGTCGTCGCGCTGGCGTCCGCGCTGCGGCCGTACCAGGGCGTGATCTGTCCCGCCGGCGCGCACCTCAACGTTGACGAGTGCGCGGCGTTCGAGCGGTTCGCCGGCGCAAAGCTGATCGACGTCCCGGTCGAGAACGGCAAGCTCACGCCGGAGATCGTCGAGCGCAACGTGCGCGGCGTCGGCGACCAGCACCACGTGCAGCCCGGCGCGATCTCGGTCTCGCAGTCGACCGAGGTCGGGACGGTCTACACCGTCGACGAGCTGCGCGCGCTCGGCCAGGTCGCGCGCAAGCACGGGCTGTTCTTTCACGTCGACGGCGCGCGCATCGCGAACGCGGTCGCGGCGCTCGGGACCGACCTGCGCACGATGCTCGTCGAGACCGGCGTCGACGCGTGCACGTTCGGCGGGACGAAGAACGGGCTCGTCTTCGGCGAGGCGATCGTTTTCCCGAAGCGCCATCCCGCCCTCGACGCGCTGCCGTTCACCCGCAAGCAGGGGATGCAGCTCGCCTCGAAGATGCGCTACGTCGGCGTGCAGTACGAAGCGCTGCTGCGCGACGGCCTCTGGCTGAAGAACGCCGCGCACGCGAACGCGATGGCGAAGCTGCTCGCCGCGCGCCTGCGCGACCTCGACGATGTCGTCACCATCGCGTACCCGGTCGAAGCGAACGCCGTCTTTCCGATCCTGCCGCCGCACGCGGTCGAGCCCCTGATGCGCGAACGCCGCTTCTACATGTGGGACGCGGACAACAGCGTCGCCCGCTGGATGACGGCCTGGGACACGACGGCCGAGGACGTCCACGCGTTCGCCGACGCCGTGTGGCGCATCGCGCCCCGGCGAAAACCTGCGCCGTCAAACGGAGACGCCGCCCGCGAGGTCACCCTGAGCCCGTCGAAGGGTGAGAGCTGATCGTGCCGTTGGAGGACTTTCGCTACCGGCTCCCCGTGCGTGTCGTCTTCCGCGACATCGACTACTACCGGCACGTCAACAACGCCGTCTACATCACCTGGATGGAGAGCGCGCGGATCGACTACTGCAAGGTCGCCTTCGACCGCCCCCTCGGCGCGAAAACGAACGTCATCATGGCCTCGCAGTCGTTCAACTACGGAAAGCAGGTCGAGTACGACGACCGCCTCGTCGTCGGCTGCCGCTGCTCGCGCATCGGCAACAAGTCCCTCGACCTGACCTACGAAATCTACCGCGGCGAGGAGCGCGTGGGCCACGGCGTCTCGGTCTTAGTCGCATTCGACTACGCAGCCAACATATCCACTGTAGTACCGGAAGAATGGCGCCGCAAGCTATGCGAATACGAATATATTATGCCGCAAGTAATGCAAAAGATTGGGGAAGGGACAAGCACCGCAGCGCCGAAGGAAAACTAAAACCACAACGCAGGGAGGGTAATGAGCGATATGGTGAACCGGAAAACGCACGACCAGCTCGTTGAGATGATGAACGTCGCACTGACTCCCCTCAATCTGCGGTTCGCAAGGATCAGCCCGTATCGCGTCCCGAGCGTTCTCCTTCTCTCGCGTCAGCCCGGCTTCGACGAGGCCAAGAGCGACGTCGAGCTCGCCATGCTGATTCGTAGTCGGCTCAACGCCCAGCCGGAGCTTGCGGAGGCGATCAAGAACCTTGATATATCACTCGTATAGCATCAGTCGAGTGGTCGCTTTGTGGACCGTGGCCTTGGCCGCGGTCCTCTTTATTTTATGCGGATTCGGTTATTACGGACCGCATACATTCGGCACGCTCTCTGCTTGTCTCTACTCACGACCTGATTGCTCGCTCGCAGTGGCCAACTGGACACTGACAGCGATCGCGGCGCTCACGCTGGTCGCGGCGGCAGCCGCCTACTTCATTGAAGTGGAGCCATTGCTTACGTGTCGGCAGCAACTTTTGGGTGATGAGCCTAATCCGCGCAGTGTCGTGAACGTTTATATTGAAAGCGTCAACGCGGACGGAGTTGTCATCCTCGTCGGCCGGCAGCCGGTTGACTTCAAGCCCGCTCGGTTCGAAATCGCAACGTGCCGCTTTGCGAATGCAGGGCGATCGCCGCTTCTCACATTTGCTGCTACGCTCGCCGTTGCGCGGACGACCCGCGTCATGCGATTGGATCCCTGGGACGGGTCTCCGGTGGAAGTCACGCGGTCACGGCGAACGACGCGCGACATCGCTTTGGACCACCTTACGGCGTCGGACAACGAGTCCCAACGCGTGCTCTACGTCACCGTGTTTCGCGATGTTGCCCTTCGATTTGACACGGATGTGCGCTGGACGGGCGCGGCGACCGCCGCAGGACGGCGGCTGCGATTTGACGCGCCGCCGGCGTTGTCGTTCGAGCCGCCGGAGCGGCCGCTGCCACGGGTCAGCGTTCCGGGAGGCGGTGGATTTTGAGGACGTTGGTGCCGCCGGCGCCGACCGGCATACCGGAGGTGATGGCGATCGTTTCCCCGGGCGCGGCGTAGCCTTCGGCGACGATCCGCGCTTCGGCGATCTCGATCAGCGTCTCGATGTAGCGGTAGGTCTGCACGACCGACGATTCGACGCCCCACACGACCGCCATCCGGCGCGCTACTTCTTCCAGCGGCGTGAGCGCGACGATGCTGGCGCGCGGGCGGAACGAGCTGATGTGGCGCGCGGTGTTGCCGGTCGTCGTCCCGGTGACGACCAGGCGCAGGCCGAGCGAGTCTGAGGCGCCGACGGCGGCTTCGGCGATCGCCATGCCGATGTCTTCGTCGGCCTCGATCCCGCCGTAGTCGGTCGCGCGGCGCTTGCGGATCTCCTTGTACGGATATTTCCGCTCCACTTCGAGTGCGATCGTCGCCATGACGCGCACGGCCTCCAACGGGTACGTGCCGCGCGCCGTCTCGCCCGAGAGCATCACCGCGTCGGTGCCGTCGAGGATCGCGTTGGCGACGTCGGTCGCTTCGGCGCGCGTCGGGCGCGGCGATGAGATCATCGACTCCAGCATCTGCGTCGCGGTGATCACCGGCTTCGAACACTTGTTGGCGCGCTGGATCAGGTCTTTCTGCGCCATCGGAACCTCTTCGAGCGGGATCTCGATGCCGAGATCGCCGCGCGCGACCATGATGCCGTCGGCGACCTGCAAAATATCGTCGATGTGATCGAGCGCTTCGTGCTTCTCGATCTTCGCCATCACCGGGATCGACGCGCCGGCTTCCTCGATTCGTGATTTCACCCGCCGCACGTCCTCGGCGG includes:
- the xseB gene encoding exodeoxyribonuclease VII small subunit: MADDRSASFEGSLQRLEQIVKALETEEPDLERAVLLYKEGRELVARCEGLLKTAQQAIDAVNAPPTPSRPTEDALDDELEI
- a CDS encoding TlyA family RNA methyltransferase; this encodes MTSSRSEAKRLDAVVAAETGLTRSQARGLILAGKVRVDGVSVTKPGTNVRAGARVAVEEPPRYVSRGGEKLAAALHAFALDVAGLEVLDVGASTGGFTDALLQHGAAHVTALDVGYGQLAWKLRGDPRVTVVERTNFRTLGEDAFPAGFDLIVVDASFISLRTIVARAVRYLREHGVVVALVKPQFEAGRARLGGGGVVRDPAVHAAVLCEVRDALRAAGVRVVRAAVSPLKGPAGNVEFFYELRRTGAEVSDAQLDALVAEAHA
- a CDS encoding NAD(+)/NADH kinase; translated protein: MKNIALYVNTERPRAEEVARRVVELAKQHGVKVGVCEGDGRGIGYPSECRFEEAELLVTVGGDGTLLRAARLAHPLDIPILGVNTGRLGFLTEVEANDEGFAALERVFEGPLEVDERVALHAQVAGSGEVYFALNEVTVRRVTSARLAPFGLILDGEMIVHLPSDGVIVATPTGSTAYFLSAGGPIIHPSVDALGVAGLMPHTLFARPLIVPTSATIEITCDGELTEANLENDGFTARSLHAGDRVVVHKAEEPVRFARVRPRAFFARLEDKLQWGVPIKSR
- the recN gene encoding DNA repair protein RecN; protein product: MSELLRLTIENVGLIERAELELAGGLTVVTGETGSGKTMLIGGLALALGERAEADTVRAGAARARVSLEIAPDEALRARLAASGFALEDGDDLIVQREVLASGRSQARINGVPASASQVRELAGAVVDVVSQHEAQRLLAPSYALEILDRFGGAESLALREEVRRLHDDLRAARERFEALRDDDGRKLARAEFARFALGEIDAAGVEDDAEDERLRARRDLLANAERIAGSLATASAALEDDAGAVDALGAAETALLGLARYGERFAELAGAAGALQSDANELAARIARERDAVDLDPAELEAVGERLDALDSLKRKYGGSLAAVRAQREAFAAEIAEVDERDERLAAAQRELKALETGLRDRAAALGARRRQAAEAIAEEVAGELAALAMPAGRLRIALEPLEAIGPHGGERAELRFTANPGEPERPLARVASGGELSRVLLALVVVLADRRERTALVFDEIDAGIGGATASAVGARLARLARNAQVVCVTHLAQIASYGEAHVALRKTERRGATTIAAFALEGDTRRAEIARMLSGEERGVALEHAAELLARGR
- a CDS encoding aminotransferase class V-fold PLP-dependent enzyme, whose protein sequence is MAQVHFASDNNAAVHPAVLAALAAVNEGHATAYGDDEHTARAEAAFRALLGEDAHVFFAFNGTGANVVALASALRPYQGVICPAGAHLNVDECAAFERFAGAKLIDVPVENGKLTPEIVERNVRGVGDQHHVQPGAISVSQSTEVGTVYTVDELRALGQVARKHGLFFHVDGARIANAVAALGTDLRTMLVETGVDACTFGGTKNGLVFGEAIVFPKRHPALDALPFTRKQGMQLASKMRYVGVQYEALLRDGLWLKNAAHANAMAKLLAARLRDLDDVVTIAYPVEANAVFPILPPHAVEPLMRERRFYMWDADNSVARWMTAWDTTAEDVHAFADAVWRIAPRRKPAPSNGDAAREVTLSPSKGES
- a CDS encoding acyl-CoA thioesterase, producing MRVVFRDIDYYRHVNNAVYITWMESARIDYCKVAFDRPLGAKTNVIMASQSFNYGKQVEYDDRLVVGCRCSRIGNKSLDLTYEIYRGEERVGHGVSVLVAFDYAANISTVVPEEWRRKLCEYEYIMPQVMQKIGEGTSTAAPKEN
- the pyk gene encoding pyruvate kinase; this encodes MPRADERLPAGIAEPRAPVHPPPKRTKIVATVGPASREPEILRALFLAGVNVVRLNFSHGTHDEHAATIADVRRIADELNVHVAVLQDLPGPKVRTGSFSNGTGSVRLQPGRPFTLTTDQIPGDADQVSVSYAGLARDVEVGKRVYLADGAIALRVTGIDGPRVRTVIETGGELRERQGINYPDGTLDLDAVTERDLEHLDFGVAHGVDWVAVSFVRTAEDVRRVKSRIEEAGASIPVMAKIEKHEALDHIDDILQVADGIMVARGDLGIEIPLEEVPMAQKDLIQRANKCSKPVITATQMLESMISSPRPTRAEATDVANAILDGTDAVMLSGETARGTYPLEAVRVMATIALEVERKYPYKEIRKRRATDYGGIEADEDIGMAIAEAAVGASDSLGLRLVVTGTTTGNTARHISSFRPRASIVALTPLEEVARRMAVVWGVESSVVQTYRYIETLIEIAEARIVAEGYAAPGETIAITSGMPVGAGGTNVLKIHRLPER